The following proteins are co-located in the Microvirga ossetica genome:
- a CDS encoding transglutaminase family protein, which translates to MRIRITHETVYHYSEPAKSAIQLLRLTPRGHDGQTVLSWNIDMDGDARLMRREDWYGNIIHSLSVSGPVSQITLQVAGEIETTDTAGLVRGGVERFPDIFYLRETPLTRPDAAIREFAEATAGRFTNSLDQVHALLNAIPERLRFDTQATSSTTVGADAFAAGHGVCQDFTHIFLGAARFLKIPARYVSGYLHKPGEVEQEAGHAWVEAYIPDLGWVSFDPTNAVSATEHYVRLAIGLDYLDAAPVRGSYYGITREALDVRLRIEGARQAQA; encoded by the coding sequence ATGCGCATCCGCATCACCCACGAGACGGTCTATCACTACAGCGAACCGGCCAAGTCCGCGATCCAGCTCCTGCGGCTCACGCCGCGGGGCCATGACGGCCAGACGGTCCTGTCCTGGAACATCGATATGGACGGCGACGCCCGGCTGATGCGCCGGGAGGACTGGTACGGCAACATTATCCACAGCCTATCGGTCTCGGGACCCGTAAGCCAGATCACCCTGCAGGTCGCGGGCGAGATCGAGACCACAGACACGGCCGGGCTCGTCCGGGGCGGGGTCGAGCGCTTCCCGGACATCTTCTATCTGCGGGAAACGCCCCTGACCCGGCCGGACGCCGCCATCCGCGAATTCGCCGAGGCAACGGCAGGCCGCTTCACCAATTCCCTCGATCAAGTTCACGCGCTTCTGAACGCGATCCCGGAGCGCTTGCGCTTCGATACCCAAGCGACAAGCTCCACGACCGTGGGAGCGGATGCCTTTGCGGCGGGCCACGGGGTCTGCCAGGACTTCACCCATATCTTCCTGGGCGCAGCCCGCTTCCTGAAAATCCCCGCCCGCTACGTGTCGGGCTATCTGCACAAGCCGGGAGAGGTCGAGCAGGAGGCGGGGCACGCCTGGGTCGAGGCCTATATCCCGGATCTCGGCTGGGTCAGCTTCGACCCCACCAATGCTGTTTCCGCCACGGAACACTACGTCAGATTGGCCATCGGGCTCGATTATCTTGATGCGGCCCCGGTTCGAGGAAGCTATTACGGAATCACCCGTGAAGCGCTCGACGTTCGTTTGAGGATCGAAGGCGCCCGTCAAGCACAGGCGTGA
- a CDS encoding peptidase — MTYCVGILVRDGLVMVADTRTNAGVDNIATFRKLHLFETPGERIVTLATAGNLSCSQSVLSLLAEGIENPETGELETLLTVTSMFKAAQLVGRAIRHVYATDGVEMEKRQMSFEVTMLLGGQIGPAPMRLYQIYSAGNAIEATLDTPFLQIGEPKYGKPILDRAISHGTSLVEALKLGLISMDSTLKSNLGVGLPIDIVVAKRDALKAGVTYRIQEDEPYFRDLRERWSAALRAAHQAIPHPPYVEDAL; from the coding sequence ATGACGTATTGTGTCGGCATCCTTGTGCGCGACGGTCTGGTCATGGTCGCCGACACGCGCACCAATGCGGGCGTCGACAACATCGCGACCTTCCGCAAGCTGCACCTGTTCGAGACGCCGGGCGAGCGCATCGTCACCTTGGCCACCGCCGGTAACCTTTCTTGTAGCCAGTCCGTCCTGTCGCTGCTGGCCGAGGGAATCGAGAATCCGGAAACCGGCGAGCTCGAGACGCTTCTCACGGTCACCAGCATGTTCAAGGCGGCCCAGCTCGTCGGCCGCGCCATCCGCCACGTCTATGCCACCGACGGGGTCGAGATGGAAAAGCGCCAGATGTCCTTCGAGGTCACCATGCTGCTCGGCGGGCAGATCGGGCCGGCGCCGATGCGGCTCTATCAGATCTATTCCGCCGGCAACGCCATCGAGGCGACCCTCGACACCCCCTTCCTGCAGATCGGGGAGCCGAAATACGGCAAGCCGATCCTCGACCGGGCGATCTCCCACGGCACCAGCCTCGTGGAAGCCCTGAAGCTCGGGCTGATTTCCATGGATTCGACCCTGAAATCCAATCTCGGCGTCGGCCTACCGATCGACATCGTCGTGGCCAAGCGCGATGCCCTGAAGGCCGGGGTCACGTACCGGATCCAGGAGGACGAGCCTTACTTTCGCGACCTGCGCGAACGCTGGTCGGCGGCCCTGCGCGCGGCGCACCAGGCCATTCCGCACCCACCTTATGTGGAGGATGCTCTCTAG
- a CDS encoding D-alanyl-D-alanine carboxypeptidase family protein has protein sequence MKAPPILLAAGLFLTGTSAGASPMLLVDASSGNILEAQEATRSWHPASLTKLMTAHLTLLAVEAGRLSMDTSVVMSARAVAQAPTKLGVPQGTSLRLEDALTVMMVKSANDVAVAIAEAVGGSEASFVAAMNAEARRLGMSGTRFVNANGLHDERQVTNARDMAVLMLAVLGYHSGYGDLFRTPSITINGRTLKNTNKLIEDYAALEATKTGYVCASGFNAATSAVQGGRRVIAVVLGSPNAAARTRTTRELLDAGLSGTAAPIGNLRILKADAPLPGADLRRLKCGRQGPAIARATVAGGDAKRAEVPQPRD, from the coding sequence ATGAAGGCGCCCCCGATCCTGCTGGCCGCCGGCCTTTTCCTGACGGGCACCTCCGCCGGTGCCTCGCCCATGCTGCTGGTGGATGCGTCCTCCGGCAATATCCTTGAGGCCCAGGAGGCCACCCGGTCCTGGCACCCGGCCTCGCTCACCAAGCTGATGACGGCGCATCTCACCCTCCTGGCAGTCGAGGCCGGCAGGCTTTCCATGGACACGTCCGTCGTCATGAGCGCGCGGGCGGTGGCGCAGGCGCCGACCAAGCTGGGCGTGCCGCAGGGCACCTCTCTCCGGCTGGAGGACGCCTTGACCGTGATGATGGTCAAGAGCGCCAACGATGTGGCGGTCGCGATCGCGGAAGCCGTCGGCGGCAGCGAGGCGTCGTTCGTCGCGGCCATGAACGCGGAGGCCAGGCGCCTCGGGATGAGCGGGACGCGCTTCGTCAACGCCAACGGCCTGCACGACGAGCGCCAGGTGACCAACGCCAGGGACATGGCCGTCCTCATGCTGGCCGTGCTGGGCTATCACTCTGGCTATGGCGATCTCTTCAGGACGCCGTCGATCACGATCAATGGCCGGACACTGAAGAATACCAACAAGCTCATCGAGGATTATGCCGCCCTCGAGGCGACCAAGACCGGATATGTGTGTGCATCCGGCTTCAACGCGGCCACCTCGGCCGTCCAGGGAGGCCGGCGTGTCATCGCCGTGGTTCTCGGATCTCCCAACGCGGCGGCGCGGACCCGGACCACCCGCGAGCTTCTCGATGCCGGTCTTTCCGGAACTGCGGCTCCGATCGGCAATCTCCGCATTTTGAAGGCCGATGCGCCTCTGCCGGGTGCCGACCTGCGCCGCCTCAAGTGCGGCCGACAGGGCCCGGCCATCGCGAGAGCGACCGTCGCCGGCGGTGACGCCAAGCGTGCGGAGGTTC